The proteins below are encoded in one region of Vespula pensylvanica isolate Volc-1 chromosome 4, ASM1446617v1, whole genome shotgun sequence:
- the LOC122628367 gene encoding pre-mRNA-processing factor 40 homolog A isoform X1 translates to MASNDGIPPPAAVPGFPPATSNMTSGFVPPIMPTTSFIPPPSLPPGPPGIMPPQFSIPPPGFSFPITATPASEAGVIAAPPQITAPGIPPPTPIASETAPGVPVSSEKKTDWTEHKAPDGRTYYYNSVTKQSLWEKPDELKTPSELLLSQCPWKEYKSENGKVYYHNVTTKESRWTIPTELEELKTRIAAEEAAAVAAAVVASATNTIVPVAIQHLSPNISTLSQTSTPEPGGKSAIEQAMAATLAAINIPTPPTKPDEDSNSAKGSANDSRTSTPEPKMQFKDKKEAIEAFKELLKERDVPSNATWEQAVKLIQNDPRYPQMKKLNERKQAFNAYKTQKLKEEREQERLRLKKAKEDLEQFLLENERMTSTTKYYKCEEMFGNLEIWRAVGDPDRRDIYEDVIFNLAKREKEEAKQLKKRNTKRLAQVLDTMTDVTYRTTWQEAQALLLQHSAFAEDADLLEMDKDDALLVFENHIRHLEKDEEEEKEREKKRRKRQERKNRDGFISLLDELHEQGKLTSMSLWVELYPMLSADLRFSVMLGQPGSTPLDLFKFYVEDLKSRFHDEKKIIREILKDKNFEVQVNTTFEEFATVVCEDRKSATLDAGNVKLTYNLLLEKAEAREKERVKEETRKFKKLETSFKNLLKTINVDYQMTWEDVRNKLEEEPDFKAITLESERIRIFKDYQHELEESCSHHHIRSKKKKTKKMKRKSRSRSHSESEGSEKGLKKKRHKSRSASIASKTDSSESDTRKTKRKKSKKKRGRSHSRSHSRLPSSEESPERRRKEDKHRRPSVHSEGSINENTEHHELSEDELEKQRAQLLRELQMQQEDN, encoded by the exons atG gCCTCGAATGATGGAATTCCACCACCTGCCGCAGTACCTGGATTTCCACCGGCAACATCTAATATGACATCTGGCTTTGTACCGCCTATTATGCCTACAACATCTTTTATTCCTCCTCCTAGTTTACCGCCTGGTCCACCAGGGATAATGCCGCCTCAGTTTTCTATTCCTCCACCAGGTTTTAGTTTTCCAATTACTGCTACGCCTGCATCAGAAGCTGGAGTAATAG CAGCACCGCCACAAATAACAGCTCCAGGAATCCCACCCCCAACTCCTATAGCAAGCGAAACTGCACCAGGCGTACCCGTGTCgtcagaaaagaaaactgacTGGACCGAACATAAAGCTCCGGACGGTCGTACTTATTACTACAACAGCGTTACTAAACAATCACTATGGGAGAAACCAGATGAATTAAAAACGCCGAGCGAATTATTGTTGTCGCAGTGCCCatggaaagaatataaatcagaaaatggaaaagtatATTATCATAATGTAACTACTAAAGAATCCAGATGGACTATTCCTACAGAGTTGGAAGAATTGAAAACTAGAATTGCAGCCGAAGAAGCTGCAGCTGTTGCAGCTGCAGTAGTTGCAAGTGCTACAAATAC TATAGTTCCGGTAGCTATACAACATTTGTCTCCAAATATTAGCACTTTATCGCAAACGAGTACGCCCGAACCTGGAGGAAAGTCTGCGATCGAACAAGCTATGGCCGCGACACTTGCGGCTATAAATATTCCAACACCGCCTACAAAACCAGATGAAGATAGTAATTCCGCGAAGGGATCAGCAAACGATAGTCGAACAAGTACACCCGAACCCAAAATGCagtttaaagataaaaaagaagcgatAGAAGCATTTAAGGAATtattaaaggaaagagatgTACCGTCTAATGCTACATGGGAACAGGcagtaaaattaattcaaaatgaTCCAAGATATCCACAAATGAAGAAGTTAAACGAACGTAAACAAGCATTTAATGCATATAAAACGCAGAAACTTAAGGAGGAACGAGAACAAGAAAGATTAAG ATTGAAAAAAGCCAAAGAAGATTTAGAACAATTTTTGttagagaacgaaagaatgacAAGTACTACCAAGTATTACAAGTGCGAAGAAATGTTTGGCAATTTGGAAATATGGAGGGCAGTAGGAGATCCAGATAGAAGGGATATTTACGAagatgttatatttaatttggcgaaacgtgaaaaagaagaggcaaaacaattaaagaaaagaaataccaaACGATTGGCACAAGTTTTGGATACGATGACGGATGTCACGTATAGAACCACGTGGCAAGAAGCACAAGCATTGCTCTTGCAACATTCAGCCTTTGCGGAAGATGCGGATTTACTTGAAATGGACAAAGACGATGCTTTATTAGTATTCGAAAATCATATTCGACATTTGGAAaaggacgaggaagaggaaaaggaacgtGAGAAAAAACGGAGGAAgcgacaagaaagaaaaaatcgtgaTGGTTTCATT AGTTTATTGGACGAGCTTCACGAACAAGGAAAATTAACGTCCATGTCGCTTTGGGTAGAACTTTATCCGATGCTATCGGCAGATTTACGCTTTTCAGTTATGCTAGGACAACCAGGATCAACACCCTTAGatctatttaaattttacgTCGAGGATCTCAAGTCCAGATTccacgacgaaaaaaaaattattcgagagattcttaaagataaaaatttcgagGTACAAGTTAATACAACGTTCGAAGAATTCGCTACGGTTGTTTGCGAAGATCGAAAGTCTGCTACTCTAGACGCAGGAAACGTCAAGCTGACGTACAATTTGCTTCTTGAAAAAGCCGAAGCACGAGAGAAGGAACGTGTTAAAGAGGAAAcacgaaaatttaaaaaactaGAAACAAgcttcaaaaatttattaaaaactatcAACGTCGATTATCAAATGACTTGGGAAGATGTGAGAAATAAATTGGAAGAAGAGCCAGATTTCAAAGCGATAACATTGGAAagtgaaagaataagaatttttaaggATTATCAACATGAGCTCGAAGAAAGTTGTAGTCACCATCATATCaggagtaagaagaagaaaaccaaAAAGATGAAACGAAAATCTCGATCACGGTCTCATAGT gaGTCCGAAGGGAGTGAGAAAGgattgaagaaaaaacgacACAAATCGCGTTCTGCAAGTATCGCTAGTAAAACGGATAGTTCCGAATCCGACacaagaaagacaaaaagaaagaaaagtaaaaagaaaagaggacgaAGTCATTCT CGTTCACATTCAAGACTACCATCCTCCGAAGAGTCTccagaaagaagacgaaaagaagataaacatAGAAGACCGTCCGTTCATAGCGAAGGatctattaatgaaaatacagAGCATCATGAACTTTCCGAAGatgaattagaaaaacaaaggGCACAACTTCTTCGAGAGTTGCAGATGCAACaagaagataattaa
- the LOC122628737 gene encoding uncharacterized protein LOC122628737 isoform X1 encodes MKRLLEGVIDEVIIQPKTVNPMIVNFQNGELKDEATETMSCGLFYDKQKEKKLLALSNGQIVYKGYTPDNKQQFMQTMLVLHNKKTGKIRLVQAERWSVSPVLHKQVIDNNKNTDADRIALLNKQFGSKKVKRKTEQFERMKINVNAVKDDLEKTVSNIEINKEDLETQIVDNDYVTNIHLPQCNRDATNIKDVYNINDIIPENKLETLNETAKETINRVPEGKSKFFTHALRFLKSDPDNIKKVALLLYIEAVAKWLNMPIKDAKKRGINICPYSEEVNSYIIETYSIQSYSGRLRPASMKDKAIIHCIILGLIISDFVIDLELLATMLHNRIGIRKLIDLAKIIAAVPNKNDKKTFTLRLPLPEQVAMVKKGKKKRS; translated from the exons atgaaacgattatTAGAAGGCGTTATAGATGAGGTTATTATACAACCTAAAACAGTAAATCCTATGATCG TTAACTTTCAAAACGGCGAACTAAAAGATGAAGCAACAGAGACTATGTCTTGCGGCCTTTTCTatgataaacaaaaagaaaagaaattactgGCTTTGTCCAATGGacaaattgtatataaagGTTACACGCCAGATAATAAACAGCAGTTTATGCAGACAATGCTTGTACTTCATAATAAAAAGACTGGGAAAATTAGATTGGTTCAAGCAGAAAGGTGGTCCGTAAGTCCTGTTCTTCATAAACAAgtgatagataataataaaaatacagatGCTGACAGAATTGCTTTATTGAACAAACAGTTTGGttcaaaaaaagtaaaaagaaaaacagagcaGTTTGAAAGAATGAAGATTAATGTCAATGCTGTTAAAGATGATCTTGAAAAGACTGTTtcaa atatagaaataaataaagaagatctAGAGACACAGATAGTAGATAATGACTATGTAACCAACATACATTTACCTCAATGTAACAGAGATGCTACTAACATAAAagatgtttataatataaatgatatcatACCAGAAAATAAGTTAGAAACTCTCAATGAAACGGCTAAAGAAACTATCAATCGTGTTCCTGAAGG cAAATCAAAGTTTTTCACACATGCCTTAAGATTTTTGAAGTCTGACCcagataatataaagaaagttgctcttttattatatatcgaagcAGTTGCCAAATGGTTAAACATGCCCATAAAGGATGCAAAAAAACGTGGGATTAATATTTGCCCTTATTCGGAAGAAgttaattcatatattattgaaacttATAGCATACAAAGTTATAGTGGaag gTTGAGACCTGCTAGTATGAAAGATAAAGCTATCATACATTGCATAATTTTAGGCTTGATTATTTCTGACTTTGTAATAGATCTAGAATTACTTGCTACTATGTTACACAATCGAATaggaattagaaaattaatagatcTTGCTAAAATAATTGCAGCTGTGCCTaacaaaaatgacaaaaaaacaTTCACTTTAAGACTTCCTCTACCAGAACAAGTTGCTATggttaaaaaaggaaaaaagaaacgatcttaa
- the LOC122628737 gene encoding uncharacterized protein LOC122628737 isoform X3 yields MKRLLEGVIDEVIIQPKTVNPMIVNFQNGELKDEATETMSCGLFYDKQKEKKLLALSNGQIVYKGYTPDNKQQFMQTMLVLHNKKTGKIRLVQAERWSFGSKKVKRKTEQFERMKINVNAVKDDLEKTVSNIEINKEDLETQIVDNDYVTNIHLPQCNRDATNIKDVYNINDIIPENKLETLNETAKETINRVPEGKSKFFTHALRFLKSDPDNIKKVALLLYIEAVAKWLNMPIKDAKKRGINICPYSEEVNSYIIETYSIQSYSGRLRPASMKDKAIIHCIILGLIISDFVIDLELLATMLHNRIGIRKLIDLAKIIAAVPNKNDKKTFTLRLPLPEQVAMVKKGKKKRS; encoded by the exons atgaaacgattatTAGAAGGCGTTATAGATGAGGTTATTATACAACCTAAAACAGTAAATCCTATGATCG TTAACTTTCAAAACGGCGAACTAAAAGATGAAGCAACAGAGACTATGTCTTGCGGCCTTTTCTatgataaacaaaaagaaaagaaattactgGCTTTGTCCAATGGacaaattgtatataaagGTTACACGCCAGATAATAAACAGCAGTTTATGCAGACAATGCTTGTACTTCATAATAAAAAGACTGGGAAAATTAGATTGGTTCAAGCAGAAAGGTGGTCC TTTGGttcaaaaaaagtaaaaagaaaaacagagcaGTTTGAAAGAATGAAGATTAATGTCAATGCTGTTAAAGATGATCTTGAAAAGACTGTTtcaa atatagaaataaataaagaagatctAGAGACACAGATAGTAGATAATGACTATGTAACCAACATACATTTACCTCAATGTAACAGAGATGCTACTAACATAAAagatgtttataatataaatgatatcatACCAGAAAATAAGTTAGAAACTCTCAATGAAACGGCTAAAGAAACTATCAATCGTGTTCCTGAAGG cAAATCAAAGTTTTTCACACATGCCTTAAGATTTTTGAAGTCTGACCcagataatataaagaaagttgctcttttattatatatcgaagcAGTTGCCAAATGGTTAAACATGCCCATAAAGGATGCAAAAAAACGTGGGATTAATATTTGCCCTTATTCGGAAGAAgttaattcatatattattgaaacttATAGCATACAAAGTTATAGTGGaag gTTGAGACCTGCTAGTATGAAAGATAAAGCTATCATACATTGCATAATTTTAGGCTTGATTATTTCTGACTTTGTAATAGATCTAGAATTACTTGCTACTATGTTACACAATCGAATaggaattagaaaattaatagatcTTGCTAAAATAATTGCAGCTGTGCCTaacaaaaatgacaaaaaaacaTTCACTTTAAGACTTCCTCTACCAGAACAAGTTGCTATggttaaaaaaggaaaaaagaaacgatcttaa
- the LOC122628737 gene encoding uncharacterized protein LOC122628737 isoform X4 yields the protein MSCGLFYDKQKEKKLLALSNGQIVYKGYTPDNKQQFMQTMLVLHNKKTGKIRLVQAERWSVSPVLHKQVIDNNKNTDADRIALLNKQFGSKKVKRKTEQFERMKINVNAVKDDLEKTVSNIEINKEDLETQIVDNDYVTNIHLPQCNRDATNIKDVYNINDIIPENKLETLNETAKETINRVPEGKSKFFTHALRFLKSDPDNIKKVALLLYIEAVAKWLNMPIKDAKKRGINICPYSEEVNSYIIETYSIQSYSGRLRPASMKDKAIIHCIILGLIISDFVIDLELLATMLHNRIGIRKLIDLAKIIAAVPNKNDKKTFTLRLPLPEQVAMVKKGKKKRS from the exons ATGTCTTGCGGCCTTTTCTatgataaacaaaaagaaaagaaattactgGCTTTGTCCAATGGacaaattgtatataaagGTTACACGCCAGATAATAAACAGCAGTTTATGCAGACAATGCTTGTACTTCATAATAAAAAGACTGGGAAAATTAGATTGGTTCAAGCAGAAAGGTGGTCCGTAAGTCCTGTTCTTCATAAACAAgtgatagataataataaaaatacagatGCTGACAGAATTGCTTTATTGAACAAACAGTTTGGttcaaaaaaagtaaaaagaaaaacagagcaGTTTGAAAGAATGAAGATTAATGTCAATGCTGTTAAAGATGATCTTGAAAAGACTGTTtcaa atatagaaataaataaagaagatctAGAGACACAGATAGTAGATAATGACTATGTAACCAACATACATTTACCTCAATGTAACAGAGATGCTACTAACATAAAagatgtttataatataaatgatatcatACCAGAAAATAAGTTAGAAACTCTCAATGAAACGGCTAAAGAAACTATCAATCGTGTTCCTGAAGG cAAATCAAAGTTTTTCACACATGCCTTAAGATTTTTGAAGTCTGACCcagataatataaagaaagttgctcttttattatatatcgaagcAGTTGCCAAATGGTTAAACATGCCCATAAAGGATGCAAAAAAACGTGGGATTAATATTTGCCCTTATTCGGAAGAAgttaattcatatattattgaaacttATAGCATACAAAGTTATAGTGGaag gTTGAGACCTGCTAGTATGAAAGATAAAGCTATCATACATTGCATAATTTTAGGCTTGATTATTTCTGACTTTGTAATAGATCTAGAATTACTTGCTACTATGTTACACAATCGAATaggaattagaaaattaatagatcTTGCTAAAATAATTGCAGCTGTGCCTaacaaaaatgacaaaaaaacaTTCACTTTAAGACTTCCTCTACCAGAACAAGTTGCTATggttaaaaaaggaaaaaagaaacgatcttaa
- the LOC122628737 gene encoding uncharacterized protein LOC122628737 isoform X2, whose product MSLQILTKTQINFQNGELKDEATETMSCGLFYDKQKEKKLLALSNGQIVYKGYTPDNKQQFMQTMLVLHNKKTGKIRLVQAERWSVSPVLHKQVIDNNKNTDADRIALLNKQFGSKKVKRKTEQFERMKINVNAVKDDLEKTVSNIEINKEDLETQIVDNDYVTNIHLPQCNRDATNIKDVYNINDIIPENKLETLNETAKETINRVPEGKSKFFTHALRFLKSDPDNIKKVALLLYIEAVAKWLNMPIKDAKKRGINICPYSEEVNSYIIETYSIQSYSGRLRPASMKDKAIIHCIILGLIISDFVIDLELLATMLHNRIGIRKLIDLAKIIAAVPNKNDKKTFTLRLPLPEQVAMVKKGKKKRS is encoded by the exons ATGTCTCTACAGATATTAACGAAGACTcaaa TTAACTTTCAAAACGGCGAACTAAAAGATGAAGCAACAGAGACTATGTCTTGCGGCCTTTTCTatgataaacaaaaagaaaagaaattactgGCTTTGTCCAATGGacaaattgtatataaagGTTACACGCCAGATAATAAACAGCAGTTTATGCAGACAATGCTTGTACTTCATAATAAAAAGACTGGGAAAATTAGATTGGTTCAAGCAGAAAGGTGGTCCGTAAGTCCTGTTCTTCATAAACAAgtgatagataataataaaaatacagatGCTGACAGAATTGCTTTATTGAACAAACAGTTTGGttcaaaaaaagtaaaaagaaaaacagagcaGTTTGAAAGAATGAAGATTAATGTCAATGCTGTTAAAGATGATCTTGAAAAGACTGTTtcaa atatagaaataaataaagaagatctAGAGACACAGATAGTAGATAATGACTATGTAACCAACATACATTTACCTCAATGTAACAGAGATGCTACTAACATAAAagatgtttataatataaatgatatcatACCAGAAAATAAGTTAGAAACTCTCAATGAAACGGCTAAAGAAACTATCAATCGTGTTCCTGAAGG cAAATCAAAGTTTTTCACACATGCCTTAAGATTTTTGAAGTCTGACCcagataatataaagaaagttgctcttttattatatatcgaagcAGTTGCCAAATGGTTAAACATGCCCATAAAGGATGCAAAAAAACGTGGGATTAATATTTGCCCTTATTCGGAAGAAgttaattcatatattattgaaacttATAGCATACAAAGTTATAGTGGaag gTTGAGACCTGCTAGTATGAAAGATAAAGCTATCATACATTGCATAATTTTAGGCTTGATTATTTCTGACTTTGTAATAGATCTAGAATTACTTGCTACTATGTTACACAATCGAATaggaattagaaaattaatagatcTTGCTAAAATAATTGCAGCTGTGCCTaacaaaaatgacaaaaaaacaTTCACTTTAAGACTTCCTCTACCAGAACAAGTTGCTATggttaaaaaaggaaaaaagaaacgatcttaa
- the LOC122628367 gene encoding pre-mRNA-processing factor 40 homolog A isoform X2, with the protein MTSGFVPPIMPTTSFIPPPSLPPGPPGIMPPQFSIPPPGFSFPITATPASEAGVIAAPPQITAPGIPPPTPIASETAPGVPVSSEKKTDWTEHKAPDGRTYYYNSVTKQSLWEKPDELKTPSELLLSQCPWKEYKSENGKVYYHNVTTKESRWTIPTELEELKTRIAAEEAAAVAAAVVASATNTIVPVAIQHLSPNISTLSQTSTPEPGGKSAIEQAMAATLAAINIPTPPTKPDEDSNSAKGSANDSRTSTPEPKMQFKDKKEAIEAFKELLKERDVPSNATWEQAVKLIQNDPRYPQMKKLNERKQAFNAYKTQKLKEEREQERLRLKKAKEDLEQFLLENERMTSTTKYYKCEEMFGNLEIWRAVGDPDRRDIYEDVIFNLAKREKEEAKQLKKRNTKRLAQVLDTMTDVTYRTTWQEAQALLLQHSAFAEDADLLEMDKDDALLVFENHIRHLEKDEEEEKEREKKRRKRQERKNRDGFISLLDELHEQGKLTSMSLWVELYPMLSADLRFSVMLGQPGSTPLDLFKFYVEDLKSRFHDEKKIIREILKDKNFEVQVNTTFEEFATVVCEDRKSATLDAGNVKLTYNLLLEKAEAREKERVKEETRKFKKLETSFKNLLKTINVDYQMTWEDVRNKLEEEPDFKAITLESERIRIFKDYQHELEESCSHHHIRSKKKKTKKMKRKSRSRSHSESEGSEKGLKKKRHKSRSASIASKTDSSESDTRKTKRKKSKKKRGRSHSRSHSRLPSSEESPERRRKEDKHRRPSVHSEGSINENTEHHELSEDELEKQRAQLLRELQMQQEDN; encoded by the exons ATGACATCTGGCTTTGTACCGCCTATTATGCCTACAACATCTTTTATTCCTCCTCCTAGTTTACCGCCTGGTCCACCAGGGATAATGCCGCCTCAGTTTTCTATTCCTCCACCAGGTTTTAGTTTTCCAATTACTGCTACGCCTGCATCAGAAGCTGGAGTAATAG CAGCACCGCCACAAATAACAGCTCCAGGAATCCCACCCCCAACTCCTATAGCAAGCGAAACTGCACCAGGCGTACCCGTGTCgtcagaaaagaaaactgacTGGACCGAACATAAAGCTCCGGACGGTCGTACTTATTACTACAACAGCGTTACTAAACAATCACTATGGGAGAAACCAGATGAATTAAAAACGCCGAGCGAATTATTGTTGTCGCAGTGCCCatggaaagaatataaatcagaaaatggaaaagtatATTATCATAATGTAACTACTAAAGAATCCAGATGGACTATTCCTACAGAGTTGGAAGAATTGAAAACTAGAATTGCAGCCGAAGAAGCTGCAGCTGTTGCAGCTGCAGTAGTTGCAAGTGCTACAAATAC TATAGTTCCGGTAGCTATACAACATTTGTCTCCAAATATTAGCACTTTATCGCAAACGAGTACGCCCGAACCTGGAGGAAAGTCTGCGATCGAACAAGCTATGGCCGCGACACTTGCGGCTATAAATATTCCAACACCGCCTACAAAACCAGATGAAGATAGTAATTCCGCGAAGGGATCAGCAAACGATAGTCGAACAAGTACACCCGAACCCAAAATGCagtttaaagataaaaaagaagcgatAGAAGCATTTAAGGAATtattaaaggaaagagatgTACCGTCTAATGCTACATGGGAACAGGcagtaaaattaattcaaaatgaTCCAAGATATCCACAAATGAAGAAGTTAAACGAACGTAAACAAGCATTTAATGCATATAAAACGCAGAAACTTAAGGAGGAACGAGAACAAGAAAGATTAAG ATTGAAAAAAGCCAAAGAAGATTTAGAACAATTTTTGttagagaacgaaagaatgacAAGTACTACCAAGTATTACAAGTGCGAAGAAATGTTTGGCAATTTGGAAATATGGAGGGCAGTAGGAGATCCAGATAGAAGGGATATTTACGAagatgttatatttaatttggcgaaacgtgaaaaagaagaggcaaaacaattaaagaaaagaaataccaaACGATTGGCACAAGTTTTGGATACGATGACGGATGTCACGTATAGAACCACGTGGCAAGAAGCACAAGCATTGCTCTTGCAACATTCAGCCTTTGCGGAAGATGCGGATTTACTTGAAATGGACAAAGACGATGCTTTATTAGTATTCGAAAATCATATTCGACATTTGGAAaaggacgaggaagaggaaaaggaacgtGAGAAAAAACGGAGGAAgcgacaagaaagaaaaaatcgtgaTGGTTTCATT AGTTTATTGGACGAGCTTCACGAACAAGGAAAATTAACGTCCATGTCGCTTTGGGTAGAACTTTATCCGATGCTATCGGCAGATTTACGCTTTTCAGTTATGCTAGGACAACCAGGATCAACACCCTTAGatctatttaaattttacgTCGAGGATCTCAAGTCCAGATTccacgacgaaaaaaaaattattcgagagattcttaaagataaaaatttcgagGTACAAGTTAATACAACGTTCGAAGAATTCGCTACGGTTGTTTGCGAAGATCGAAAGTCTGCTACTCTAGACGCAGGAAACGTCAAGCTGACGTACAATTTGCTTCTTGAAAAAGCCGAAGCACGAGAGAAGGAACGTGTTAAAGAGGAAAcacgaaaatttaaaaaactaGAAACAAgcttcaaaaatttattaaaaactatcAACGTCGATTATCAAATGACTTGGGAAGATGTGAGAAATAAATTGGAAGAAGAGCCAGATTTCAAAGCGATAACATTGGAAagtgaaagaataagaatttttaaggATTATCAACATGAGCTCGAAGAAAGTTGTAGTCACCATCATATCaggagtaagaagaagaaaaccaaAAAGATGAAACGAAAATCTCGATCACGGTCTCATAGT gaGTCCGAAGGGAGTGAGAAAGgattgaagaaaaaacgacACAAATCGCGTTCTGCAAGTATCGCTAGTAAAACGGATAGTTCCGAATCCGACacaagaaagacaaaaagaaagaaaagtaaaaagaaaagaggacgaAGTCATTCT CGTTCACATTCAAGACTACCATCCTCCGAAGAGTCTccagaaagaagacgaaaagaagataaacatAGAAGACCGTCCGTTCATAGCGAAGGatctattaatgaaaatacagAGCATCATGAACTTTCCGAAGatgaattagaaaaacaaaggGCACAACTTCTTCGAGAGTTGCAGATGCAACaagaagataattaa
- the LOC122628740 gene encoding putative hydroxypyruvate isomerase, producing MGLKFVSNLSFMFLEGPSLIERYQLAKEAGFKAVESGFPLGFSPEEVANAKNKANIEQILINVFTGDTSKGELGFAAIPGQEESFKKSIETTIQYAKALNCKLIHVMSGKVNNPTVDNDKVYEKNLLYAVEKFKEEGLIGVIEPINSITVPNYYMNNFSKGLNIVKKINSPHLKLQLDIFHMQHCCGNLTRNIEELLPFIGHIQIAQVPHRHEPDTTGEIDYKYILSLLENKGYQGYIGLEYVPKANTVDGLKWITKFGYSL from the exons ATGGGTTTAAAATTCGTAagcaatttatcttttatgtttCTGGAAGGTCCAAGTTTAATCGAAAGATACCAACTTGCTAAAGAGGCTGGCTTCAAGGCTGTTGAAAGTGGTTTTCCATTGGGTTTCTCTCCGGAGGAAGTAGCTAACgcaaaaaataaagcaaatatCGAACAAATCCTCATTAATGTATTTACAG gtgaTACGTCCAAAGGCGAATTGGGATTTGCTGCGATACCTGGACAAGAAGAGTCGTTTAAAAAAAGCATCGAAACAACCATACAATATGCAAAAGCATTAAATTGTAAATT GATACATGTTATGTctggaaaagtaaataatccAACTGTAGACAATGATAaagtttatgaaaaaaatttgttgtatGCTGTAGagaaatttaaagaagaaggattAATAGGTGTTATCGAACCGATCAATAGCATTACTGTaccaaattattatatgaacaatttttcaaaag GCTTGAACattgtaaaaaagattaatagtCCTCATTTAAAATTGCAACTTGATATTTTTCACATGCAACATTGTTGTGGCAATCTTACGCGTAATATTGAAGAGTTGCTTCCTTTCATTg gtCATATTCAAATAGCTCAGGTACCACACAGACATGAGCCAGATACCACGGGTGAGAtagattacaaatatattctttcattattagaaaataaaggtTATCAAGGATATATCGGTTTGGAATATGTACCAAAAGCAAATACTGTCGACGGATTAAAATGGATAACAAAATTTGGTTATTCTTTGTAA